The Blattabacterium cuenoti genome segment ATAGGTATTTTTCAATCAATTATGTTAATAATATTTTTTTTAAGTTTTTCTTTTATTTTATTTTTTATTTTTTCTAAACCAAAAAAATATTATGACAATAATAAAGTAATGCCAATCGATGATAAAGAAAACGACTATTAATTATGAGATCTAAAATTTCTTCTTTAATTATGATACCTAGTTCTTTTTCTATCATAATATTTATGTCTTATGTTTTTTTTCAAAGTTATAATCAATTATTATATATTACCCATCCTATTACTATACTTTTCTTTTTTATAATAGTAATATTGTTAATAATTTTAGAATTCATTAATAATTTAATCTTTAAGAAAAAAATAGAATCTATTCCAGAAAAAACAAGAAAAAATATACTTGATAAAAATGATGGTAATTATTTTTATAGTATTTATAGATTTATATTTCATGATCCAAAAAAATACAATGATAAAATAAAAAAAATAGATCATGGATTCGATGGTATTTTAGAATTAGATAATGATATACCAATATGGTGGTTACATTTATTTTATATTACTATTGCTATTTCAATAATTTATTTTTTTTCTTTTATTTTTTTAGATTATTCTAATCCTTATAGAGAATATAAGACAGCTTATAAAGAACAATTGAAAAAAATTGAAATTTTTGAAAAAAAAAAGCCCCAAGCATCGATAGAGAATTCTTATTTTAAAAAGGAATTAATTGAAGATGGAAAAATTCTTTTTAAAGAAAATTGTTCTACTTGTCATCAATCAGATGGAAGTGGAAATATAGGTCCAAATTTAACAGATAATTATTGGATAAATACCGTAGAAAAAGATTTATATAAAAATATATTTTCCATAATATGGAATGGTAGTGAAAAAAATCCAACTATGCGTGCTTTTGGCAAATCAGGAGAAATTAAAGGTAATGATATTGAAAAAATATCTAGTTATGTTTATTTTATAAACCAAAATTTAAAAAAACCTTTAAAACAAAAAAAACCTCAAGGAAAAGAAATTTTAGAATGGAAACATTCCAAATAATTTATTAAAAAATATTTTATTTTAGTTTATGAAAAAAAAATTACTTTGCGAAATTGTAATTTTATCTTCTATAATAATTTTCATGACTTTTATTATTTATGTTGCATTTTTTTTTCCAAATGTAAAAAGTCAATTAATTTCAAATAATTATTATGAAGAAGAAATCAAATATCAAAAAATTATAGATGAGAAAAAAAATGCATTAAAAATTTCAAAAAAAATAAATATTTTTGCTACTAATTCTGGAATTGTAATTAGGTTTCCATTTTCCAATGGAAAGGGTTTTGTTACTTTATTTAGATTCTCTTCTAAAAATTTAGATTTTACAAAATATTTTAATCTATGTAAAATGTCAGATAAAAAATTATTTATCCCAAAAAAATTTTTAGTAAAAGGATATTATAAAATTATAATTCGATGGAATGATGGTAATAAAAAAAGATATTTTATAGAAAAAGAATTATTCTGGAACTATTAGAATTTAAAAAATCTATAATAAAATAATATGAAAAAAAATACTATTCGTGAAGAATCTTTAGACTATCATAGTAAATTTCCTGCAGGAAAAATAAAAATTACTCCAACTAAAAATTATAACAACCAAAAATACTTATCACTTGCTTATTCTCCAGGTGTAGCTGAACCTTGTAAAGAAATAGCTAAAGATTTTAACAAAGTTTATAAATATACTTCAAAAGGGAATCTAGTAGCAGTAATTACTAATGGATCAGCTGTATTAGGACTAGGAAATATTGGAGCATTAGCTTCTAAACCAGTAATGGAAGGAAAATCCCTTTTATTCAAAATATTTTCTGGAATTGATGTATTTGATATAGAAATCAATGAATCTAATCCAGAAAAATTTATAGAAATTGTAAAATCTATATCCCCTACATTTGGTGGAATTAATTTAGAGGATATTAAAGCTCCAGAAGCTTTTGAAATAGAAAAAAGGTTAAAAAAAGATTTGGATATTCCTGTAATGCATGATGATCAAGATGGAACAGCAATTATTTCAGGTGCTGCGCTTTTAAATGCAATAGATTATGTAAAAAAAGATATACGTAATATAAAAATGATAGTAAATGGGGCTGGTGCAGCCGCAATTTCTTGTACAAGAATATATAAAAAACTTGGAGTTAATCCAAATAATATTCTTATGTTTGATAGTAAAGGATTATTGCATGATTCAAGAAATGATTTAAATAAAGAAAAAAAGGAATTTTCCATTGATATTTTTATGCCATTTCAGAAGTTAGAAGAAGCAATAATAAATGCAGATGTATTTATTGGATTATCTACAGGTGGTGTATTAACCAATGATATGTTAAAAAATATGGCTAAAAACCCTATTGTTTTTGCAATGGCGAATCCTGATCCAGAGATAGAATATAATTTAGCTAAAAAAATACGTCCTGATGTAATTATCGCTACTGGAAGAAGTGATTATCCTAATCAAGTTAATAATGTTTTAGGATTTCCTTATATTTTTAGAGGGGCATTAGATGTTCAAGCTAGTATTATAAATGACGAAATGAAATTAGCTGCAGTTTACGCTATTGCATCTTTAGCAAAAGAACCAGTTCCAGAACAAGTTAATATTGTTTATAACAAAAAAAATATTTCTTTTGGAAAAGAATATATTATTCCTAAACCATTTGATAATAGATTAATCACTCATGTTACACCAGCTGTAGCTAAGGCAGCTATAAAAACAGGAGTAGCAAGAAATATAATATCAAATTGGAAAGTTTATAAAGAATCTCTTTTAGATAGAATGGGATATGAAAATAAAATATTGAGAATGATACAAAATAGAGCCCGAACAAATCCAAAAAAAGTTATATTTTGCGATGGAGAAGAATACAATATTTTAAAATCAATTCAAATTCTTAATGAAGAAGGAATAATTCATTCTCCTATAATTTTAGGCAATAAAAAACGTATTAAAGATTTAATATCTAAAAATAAATTAGATGTAAAATTTACTATAGTAGATCCGGAAGAAGAAAAAAATAAATATAGGGTTGAACATTATGCAAAAATTCTTTGGAAAAGAAGAAATAGAAAAGGATTAACATTACATGAATCAAAAATTCGTATGAAAAATAACGATTATTTCGGATCTATGATGTTAGATCAAAAAGAAGCAGATCTATTAATTACAGGTTATTCTAGAAATTTTTCTTTAAGTATACGTCCTATATTAAAAATTATAGGAAAAAAAAATAATAATTATAAGGTTTTTGGAATGATAATATTATTAACTAAACGAGGTCCATTATTTTTAGCAGATACTGCTGTAATTCCTAATCCTACTAGTGAAGAATTAGCTAAAATTGCTTTAATGACTTCTTCTCTAGTAAAGAAATTTGATATAGATCCAAATATAGCAATGTTATCCTTTAAAAATTTTTCTTCTAATTCAGATTTAGAAACATCATCTAAAGTTTCTAAAACCGTATCTTTTTTACATAAAAATTATCCAAATCTAATAGTAGATGGGGAAATACAACCTGATTTTGCTTTAAATGAATTTTTATTAGCAAGTAAATTTCCTTTTTCAAAACTTGTAAAAAAACAAACAAATATATTTATTTTTCCAAATTTAGAATCTAGTAATTTAACCTATAAATTTATTAGAGGATTAGGAGAAATTCAAACTATAGGTCCTATTATGATAGGAATAAAAAAACCCGCTCATGTTATGCAAATGCAATCAAATATAGAAGAAATAATAAATTTAACTACAATAGCTGTAATTGATGCGCAAATAAGAAATGATTAAATATTTTCATTTTTTAAATAAAAATTTTTTCCAAATAAAATTTTAATTTTTTTTTGAAAAAATCTATTAAAACTAGATGTATAAAAAATTGGAACTTTATTTTTATAATTTTTATTTTTATCAATTAATAATAATAATCGATTTTCTTTTAATTTTTTTTTTATTTCTAATGCTACTATTTTTTGTATATTTAATAAATGAACCTTTCCATTAAAAAAATCTCTTATATAATCATATATGTATAAATAATGAGTGCAAGCTAATATTAAAACATCTATTGATATTGATTTTAAATGAATTAAATAATTAATTATATAATTCTCTATTTTTTTTATAGGGAAATTTTTTTCTATAAAAAAAGCTAATAATGGAATGGATAATTGAATTATATCTAAATGACGATAATATTTTTTTATTTCATTCAAATAAAAATTTGAACGAATAGTAGAAGGGGTCGCTATAATTCCTATTCTTTTAGAATACAAAAATATGTTATTTTTTATTACTGGATCTATTACATTTAATATTAATATTTTTTTTTGAAATTTTTCTAAAATTATATTTAAAGCATTAGATGTTATTGAATTACATGCTATTACTAAAGCTTTACATTTTTTTTCATATAAAAAAGAAACAATTTTGATTGCATTTTTTATAATAAAATTTTTTGATTTATCTCCATAAGGCATATTCCCAGTATCTCCAAAGTAAATAAAGTACTCATTAGGCATTTGAATTTTTATTTCTTTGGCTATAAGAAGTCCTCCAATTCCGGAATCAAATATACCTATTGGATTATTTTTATCCATATGAATATTTGTTTAAACAAACAATTTTTTACATAATTTTTTTTTTAATCTGGAAGCTTTATTAGCATGTATAATATTTTTCTTAGATAATTTATCTATCATAGAAATCACTATTGCATGATTTTTTTTATTTTTATTTAATAATAATTTCTTAATAAAAGTTTTTGTACTTTTATTTAAATATCTATTTCTTAGATATTTAATTTTATTTTGTTTAATTCTCTTTATAGAAGATGAATGATTAGCCATAGAAAATATTATTATATAGCCCATAGGGGAATCGAACCCCTCTTTCCAGGATGAAAACCTGACGTCCTAGCCAATAGACGAATGGGCCTTTTTATGGATTTTATTAAAAATAAATTTTTTTTATATTTAACACAAGTTATTTTATTATTTAATAGAAAAACCTATTGATTTTAAATCTTTCCAAAACAAAGGATATGATTTTTCCACAACATTAGGATTACTTATTTTTAATAAAGGAATATTATATAATAATACAAATGGAATAAATGACATAGCCATTCTATGATCTTGATAGGTTTCTATTATTATTGGATGATTAAAATCTTTTTTTATAAATTTTTTTATTGCTATACAAGAATCAGTTATTTCAGAAATAATACCAAATTTTGATAATTCTATTTTCAATGCTAATAATCTATCTGTTTCTTTAATCTTTAAAGTTTCTAATCCTTTTAAATAACATTTAATTCCAATAGCTGCACAAGTAACGGCTATAGTTTGTGCTAAATCTGGTGTTTCATTTAAATCTAATTCTAAAAATTTTTTTTTTTCAAAAAAAGATTTTTTATTTAAAATAATTGTTTTTTCTTTAAAAGTTGTAGAAATTCCGAAGTGTTTTTCGTATAAATATGCAACTTTTTTATCTCCTTGAAAACTATTATTGCTGTATGAATTAAGTTTTATATTGCTATTATTTGAAATAGCTGCCATAGAATAATAATAAGAAGCTGAACTCCAATCAGATTCTATATAAAATTTCTTTTTTCCAATTTTTTTACCTGGAAAAATTCCAATATTATTTCCTTCCCAAAAAATTCGTATCCCAGCTAATTTCAAAATATCAAAAGTCATTTTTATATATGGAATAGACGTAACTTTTTTTAAAAGAGATATTTTTAATCCGATCTTAAATTTACTAGCTACTAACATTAAAGAACTAATATACTGACTACTAACTCTTGCATCTAAATTTACTTTACCTCCTAAGATATCTTTTCCTAATATTTTTATCGGTGGATAACCAGTTTTTTCTAAATAAGTGATTTTAGCTCCTAATTGATTCAAAGCCTCCACTAATATAGAAATAGGACGTTCTTTCATTCTACTTGACCCTGTTAATATTGTAATTCTATTTTTTTGAATAGAAAAATAAGAAGTTAAAAAACGCATCGCAGTTCCGGCATGGTTAATATCCAAAAACTCAGAATTACTACATAGACTATATTTGAGTATGTTAGTATCTTTACAATTGGAAATATTTTCAATAAAAATATCATTTTTATAAAGAGCTTTTAAAATTAGAAGACGATTGGAAATACTTTTAGATCCAGTTATAGATATAGAACCAAACACATTTGGTTCATTTTTATGAATATTAATATAAGAACACATTTTATTTTAATTTTTTATTTTGATGATGTCTTTTATGATCTCTTATTTTTTTTTCTTCTAAATTCTTATTAAAAGATTTTTCTAAATTAATTCCAGTTTGATTAGCTAAACAAATTATGATAAACAATACATCTGATAATTCTCTTCCAAGATCTTCTTTTATTTCATTTTTTTTTTTTGATTGTTCGCCATAATTTCTAACTATAATTCTAGAAACTTCACCAACCTCTTCAGATAATAAAATAGTATTGGTTAATATATCGAAATAACGTATTCCATGATTTACAATCCAATTGTCTACAACTTTTTGAATATTTTTCATTTTATTTATTTTTTAATTTTAGTAAAATTTTTACTTTATCTATTATTGATTTATAATTCAATCCATATTTATTTAATAATTCCATAGGTTTACCACTTTCACCAAAAGTGTCATTTACAGCTACTATCCTCTGAGGAATTTTATGCATTTTAGTAGTTATTACTCTTGCAATACTCTCACCTAATCCTCCTAAATAATTGTGTTCTTCTGCTGTTACAATACAACCAGTTTTTTTTATAGATTGTAGAATGGTTTTTTCATCTAATGGTTTAATTGTATGCACATTAATAACTTCAGACTCAATCCCTTCTTTTTCATATAAAATTTTAGATGCTTTTAATGATTCCCATACTAAGTGACCAGTACTTACAATCGTTACATCTTTTCCATTTGTTAAATAAATTGCTTTACCAATTTCAAAAATTTGATTTTTTTTAGTGAAATTTTCTACTGAAGGCCGTCCAAAACGTAAATATACAGGTCCTATATAATTGGATATCGCTATAGTTGCAGCATAAGTTTGATTATAGTCACATGTATTAATTACTGTCATTCCGGGTAACATTTTCATTAATCCAATATCTTCTAAACTTTGATGAGTTGCCCCATCTTCACCTAAAGATAATCCAGAATGAGAAGCACATATTTTTACATTTTTATTAGAATAAGCAATTGACTGACGGATTTGATCATATACACGAGACGTCGCAAAATTTGCAAATGTTCCGGCAAATGGTATATATTCGCCAATGCTCAATCCAGCTGCTATACCCATCATATTAGCTTCTGCTATTCCAATTTGAAAAAATCTATCAGGATATTTTATTGAAAAATCTTTCATAAATAAAGAACTGGTGAGATCTGCACATAATGCCACAATTTTTTTATTTTTTTTTCCTAAAAACGTTAAAGCATCACCAAATCCTTTTCTAGTTTCTTTTGATTCTTTATTTTTTAACATAATAATAAAAATTTATAATGGATAATCTTCTAATTGACTTTTAATATTTGAAAGTTTATCTAATGCTATTTTCAATTCTTCATCATTAGGAGATTTTCCATGCCATTTATTATCGCCCATCATAAAATCTACTCCATACCCCATTTGAGTATATAAGATAATTAAAACAGGTTTTTTATTTCTAGTTTTATTTTTAGCATTTTTTAAAGTTTTAATTACACTATATATATCATTACCATTTTTTTCTTCTAACACTTCCCATCCAAACGATAAAAACTTTTTTTTCAAATCCCCAAGAGGTAGTACTTCATCCGTTGATCCATCTATTTGTTGACCATTATAATCCACAGTTGCTATATAATTATCTATTTTTTTTGATCCTGCATATAAAACAGCCTCCCAGATTTGACCTTCATTTAATTCTCCATCTCCGTGTAAACTATAGATAATAGTATCTAATTCTTTATTTAATTTTTTTGATATTGCTACTCCGATAGATACTGACATTCCCTGACCTAATGATCCAGAAGATATTCTTATTCCTGGTAATTTATCATGTACTGAAGGATGCCCTTGCAATCTAGAATTTATTTTTCTAAAAGAAGATAATTCTTTAATCGGAAAAAAACCTGATCGAGCTAATACACTATAATATAAAGGTGATATATGACCATTTGATAAAATGAAAATATCTTCTCCATATCCGTTCATTGTAAATTTTTTTGGATTATAATTCATTATTGTTTTGTATAATGCTACTAAATATTCTGTACATCCTAATGATCCTCCAGGATGACCAGAATTTGCGTTATTTACCATACGAAGAATATCTCTTCTAACTTGGATACATAAATCTTTTAAATAATGTATATTCATTATTAACTTTAATTTTAATTTTAAGACATATTAAATTAATAAAAATAGTGAGATTATAAATCAATTTTTTAATTAATGAGTATTATAAATAGGAAAGCAAAATATAAGTTTCATTTATATAATTATTATATAGCTGGAATACAATTATTAGGATCAGAAGTAAAATCCATAAGAAAAAATAAAGTAAATATTTCTGAAAGTTTTTGTCAAATAAAAAATGGAGAACTTTATTCTATTAACATGTATATTGAAAAATATGAATTTGTTTTCGATCCTAATTATTCAACTAATAGAGATAGAAAACTACTGTTAAATAAAAATGAATTATTAAAAATTAATAAAAAATTATTAAATCCAGGAATAACTATCATTCCTATTGAAATTTTTTTTAATAAAAATGGATATGCAAAAATGAAAATAGCTATAGCAAAAGGTAAAAAAAATCACGATAAACGAGAGTCTATTAAAAAAAGAGAATCAATTAGAGATGTAAAAAGATATTTTATTTAATTGAATTACAATTGATCATTTGGAATAAAAGATCAATTCTAGTGAAAGGATTTTTTTACTAAAAAAAAATATCCTAGAAAAGAAATAATATCTGATAATAAAAATTATAGTATAATTCATAAAAAATATTTTTATAATTTTATGAGAAATACTAATGATAAATATCTTTTAACAAAGATAAAATAGAAGATCAAAATAATTTTATTTACTTTTAAATATTGCTCTATTTTAGATGATTTTTTTTTTTAAATATATAAAATGATATAAAAATACTGAATTGATATAAAATTAATAAAGGAATTAGCACAATAATTGTGCTAAGTATATCTCC includes the following:
- a CDS encoding cbb3-type cytochrome c oxidase N-terminal domain-containing protein, producing the protein MRSKISSLIMIPSSFSIIIFMSYVFFQSYNQLLYITHPITILFFFIIVILLIILEFINNLIFKKKIESIPEKTRKNILDKNDGNYFYSIYRFIFHDPKKYNDKIKKIDHGFDGILELDNDIPIWWLHLFYITIAISIIYFFSFIFLDYSNPYREYKTAYKEQLKKIEIFEKKKPQASIENSYFKKELIEDGKILFKENCSTCHQSDGSGNIGPNLTDNYWINTVEKDLYKNIFSIIWNGSEKNPTMRAFGKSGEIKGNDIEKISSYVYFINQNLKKPLKQKKPQGKEILEWKHSK
- a CDS encoding FixH family protein — its product is MKKKLLCEIVILSSIIIFMTFIIYVAFFFPNVKSQLISNNYYEEEIKYQKIIDEKKNALKISKKINIFATNSGIVIRFPFSNGKGFVTLFRFSSKNLDFTKYFNLCKMSDKKLFIPKKFLVKGYYKIIIRWNDGNKKRYFIEKELFWNY
- a CDS encoding NADP-dependent malic enzyme — protein: MKKNTIREESLDYHSKFPAGKIKITPTKNYNNQKYLSLAYSPGVAEPCKEIAKDFNKVYKYTSKGNLVAVITNGSAVLGLGNIGALASKPVMEGKSLLFKIFSGIDVFDIEINESNPEKFIEIVKSISPTFGGINLEDIKAPEAFEIEKRLKKDLDIPVMHDDQDGTAIISGAALLNAIDYVKKDIRNIKMIVNGAGAAAISCTRIYKKLGVNPNNILMFDSKGLLHDSRNDLNKEKKEFSIDIFMPFQKLEEAIINADVFIGLSTGGVLTNDMLKNMAKNPIVFAMANPDPEIEYNLAKKIRPDVIIATGRSDYPNQVNNVLGFPYIFRGALDVQASIINDEMKLAAVYAIASLAKEPVPEQVNIVYNKKNISFGKEYIIPKPFDNRLITHVTPAVAKAAIKTGVARNIISNWKVYKESLLDRMGYENKILRMIQNRARTNPKKVIFCDGEEYNILKSIQILNEEGIIHSPIILGNKKRIKDLISKNKLDVKFTIVDPEEEKNKYRVEHYAKILWKRRNRKGLTLHESKIRMKNNDYFGSMMLDQKEADLLITGYSRNFSLSIRPILKIIGKKNNNYKVFGMIILLTKRGPLFLADTAVIPNPTSEELAKIALMTSSLVKKFDIDPNIAMLSFKNFSSNSDLETSSKVSKTVSFLHKNYPNLIVDGEIQPDFALNEFLLASKFPFSKLVKKQTNIFIFPNLESSNLTYKFIRGLGEIQTIGPIMIGIKKPAHVMQMQSNIEEIINLTTIAVIDAQIRND
- the murI gene encoding glutamate racemase gives rise to the protein MDKNNPIGIFDSGIGGLLIAKEIKIQMPNEYFIYFGDTGNMPYGDKSKNFIIKNAIKIVSFLYEKKCKALVIACNSITSNALNIILEKFQKKILILNVIDPVIKNNIFLYSKRIGIIATPSTIRSNFYLNEIKKYYRHLDIIQLSIPLLAFFIEKNFPIKKIENYIINYLIHLKSISIDVLILACTHYLYIYDYIRDFFNGKVHLLNIQKIVALEIKKKLKENRLLLLIDKNKNYKNKVPIFYTSSFNRFFQKKIKILFGKNFYLKNENI
- the rpsT gene encoding 30S ribosomal protein S20 — translated: MANHSSSIKRIKQNKIKYLRNRYLNKSTKTFIKKLLLNKNKKNHAIVISMIDKLSKKNIIHANKASRLKKKLCKKLFV
- a CDS encoding 3-phosphoshikimate 1-carboxyvinyltransferase, with the translated sequence MCSYINIHKNEPNVFGSISITGSKSISNRLLILKALYKNDIFIENISNCKDTNILKYSLCSNSEFLDINHAGTAMRFLTSYFSIQKNRITILTGSSRMKERPISILVEALNQLGAKITYLEKTGYPPIKILGKDILGGKVNLDARVSSQYISSLMLVASKFKIGLKISLLKKVTSIPYIKMTFDILKLAGIRIFWEGNNIGIFPGKKIGKKKFYIESDWSSASYYYSMAAISNNSNIKLNSYSNNSFQGDKKVAYLYEKHFGISTTFKEKTIILNKKSFFEKKKFLELDLNETPDLAQTIAVTCAAIGIKCYLKGLETLKIKETDRLLALKIELSKFGIISEITDSCIAIKKFIKKDFNHPIIIETYQDHRMAMSFIPFVLLYNIPLLKISNPNVVEKSYPLFWKDLKSIGFSIK
- a CDS encoding nucleotide pyrophosphohydrolase, which translates into the protein MKNIQKVVDNWIVNHGIRYFDILTNTILLSEEVGEVSRIIVRNYGEQSKKKNEIKEDLGRELSDVLFIIICLANQTGINLEKSFNKNLEEKKIRDHKRHHQNKKLK
- a CDS encoding transketolase family protein, whose translation is MLKNKESKETRKGFGDALTFLGKKNKKIVALCADLTSSLFMKDFSIKYPDRFFQIGIAEANMMGIAAGLSIGEYIPFAGTFANFATSRVYDQIRQSIAYSNKNVKICASHSGLSLGEDGATHQSLEDIGLMKMLPGMTVINTCDYNQTYAATIAISNYIGPVYLRFGRPSVENFTKKNQIFEIGKAIYLTNGKDVTIVSTGHLVWESLKASKILYEKEGIESEVINVHTIKPLDEKTILQSIKKTGCIVTAEEHNYLGGLGESIARVITTKMHKIPQRIVAVNDTFGESGKPMELLNKYGLNYKSIIDKVKILLKLKNK
- a CDS encoding transketolase — protein: MNIHYLKDLCIQVRRDILRMVNNANSGHPGGSLGCTEYLVALYKTIMNYNPKKFTMNGYGEDIFILSNGHISPLYYSVLARSGFFPIKELSSFRKINSRLQGHPSVHDKLPGIRISSGSLGQGMSVSIGVAISKKLNKELDTIIYSLHGDGELNEGQIWEAVLYAGSKKIDNYIATVDYNGQQIDGSTDEVLPLGDLKKKFLSFGWEVLEEKNGNDIYSVIKTLKNAKNKTRNKKPVLIILYTQMGYGVDFMMGDNKWHGKSPNDEELKIALDKLSNIKSQLEDYPL
- the smpB gene encoding SsrA-binding protein SmpB; amino-acid sequence: MSIINRKAKYKFHLYNYYIAGIQLLGSEVKSIRKNKVNISESFCQIKNGELYSINMYIEKYEFVFDPNYSTNRDRKLLLNKNELLKINKKLLNPGITIIPIEIFFNKNGYAKMKIAIAKGKKNHDKRESIKKRESIRDVKRYFI